Genomic DNA from Methanosarcinales archaeon:
ATCCCTGCCAGTCCTTGAATGAACATCTCTCCCAGATCATCAATCAGATTCAACCTAATTTCAGGGAAATTTATATGCATTGGGATGATATATTCTAATTAAGGAAGTTGGAGATTATTTAAAATATAAATGAGGGAGGTGAGATAATTGGCAATTGACCCGATCTGCAAGATGGAAGTTGATGAAACGACTGCAAAATTCACATCCGAGTATAAAGGTAAAAAATTCTATTTCTGTGCTCCTGGATGCAAGAAAGAATTTGAATCAAATCCTGAAAAATATGCTTGAATAAGAATTGAATTAATTGACGGTAT
This window encodes:
- a CDS encoding YHS domain-containing protein; translation: MAIDPICKMEVDETTAKFTSEYKGKKFYFCAPGCKKEFESNPEKYA